In one Pasteuria penetrans genomic region, the following are encoded:
- a CDS encoding stage II sporulation protein P, whose translation MAKPAHFCQGSRTWKCFFSKKWVALIGGLCALLLLGTCFPLLMGRKDGFKFSWLDSVVKRISNETILWGMGHALAQCGWGDRSLQAAFSMVAGLDLHDPRTFLGKGLPMFSLFDSEIDVASEDVDYGSLPIEEFPPEEVEREISKEMERNPGPIVSNPHPQQGLGKQVLIYHTHFWESYLPELQKTDPRGASHVHKNITRVGQYLAGQLEKIGVGAFTTYRTYGVRDAYDSSRRLVKGILMQYGDIPYLVDIHRDSQRRDKTTIECGSDTYARLLFIVGGDSKYYHQNIRLAEGLHRSINQVCKGLSRGVLVKRKSMVANGEYNQSMSPHSILVEVGGVDNNFREAYRSMDVLADVLRNHVQFTKVESYSGR comes from the coding sequence TTGGCCAAGCCGGCTCATTTTTGTCAAGGATCACGGACGTGGAAATGTTTTTTTTCTAAAAAATGGGTTGCACTGATCGGGGGGCTGTGTGCCCTATTGTTGCTTGGTACCTGTTTCCCTCTTCTTATGGGAAGAAAGGATGGGTTCAAGTTTTCCTGGCTTGATAGTGTAGTCAAACGTATATCGAATGAGACCATTCTCTGGGGTATGGGTCATGCCCTAGCTCAGTGTGGGTGGGGGGATCGTTCCCTACAGGCAGCATTTTCTATGGTGGCTGGGCTGGATCTGCACGACCCGCGTACGTTTCTCGGGAAGGGATTGCCTATGTTCTCTCTATTTGACAGTGAAATTGATGTAGCTAGTGAGGATGTTGATTATGGTTCCCTTCCTATCGAAGAGTTCCCTCCTGAGGAGGTAGAAAGGGAGATTTCAAAGGAAATGGAGAGAAATCCGGGGCCCATCGTCAGCAATCCCCATCCACAGCAGGGATTGGGTAAACAGGTATTGATTTATCATACACATTTTTGGGAGTCCTATTTACCAGAGTTACAGAAAACAGATCCTCGGGGGGCTAGTCATGTACATAAAAATATAACACGGGTGGGGCAATATTTGGCGGGTCAATTGGAAAAGATAGGGGTAGGGGCGTTTACTACCTATCGTACTTATGGTGTAAGGGATGCTTACGATTCTTCACGCAGACTCGTTAAGGGGATTTTGATGCAATACGGTGATATCCCTTATTTGGTTGATATCCATCGCGATTCCCAGCGAAGGGATAAGACGACCATCGAATGCGGTAGTGATACGTATGCCCGTTTGTTGTTCATTGTGGGAGGGGATAGTAAATATTACCATCAAAATATCCGCCTGGCAGAGGGATTGCACCGGAGTATCAATCAAGTGTGTAAGGGTTTGTCGAGAGGAGTTCTTGTGAAGAGGAAAAGTATGGTTGCCAATGGGGAATACAACCAGTCCATGTCTCCGCATAGTATCCTCGTAGAAGTGGGGGGAGTGGATAACAATTTCAGGGAGGCCTATCGATCCATGGATGTATTGGCCGATGTTTTGCGGAATCATGTTCAATTTACTAAGGTAGAGTCGTATTCAGGGAGGTAG
- the gpr gene encoding GPR endopeptidase, translating to MADETMIRTDLAREAYEDMLLQQKQAELLEGDLDGVRVQVDEVDDISMHWLWIDRDRAAKLMGRESGVYFTLEAPSLRNPNPEIERRVTEIFVEQFDKFLSELNVEPNASCLLVGLGNHHVTPDSFGPHVVRHAIVTRHLFQLSPDDVAEGYRPVSALSPGVMGITGVETSEIVQGVVERVQPDLVIVFDALAARALGRVHTTVQVTSTGIHPGSGVGNRRKALNEEVLGVPVMAVGVPTVVDAATIAYDSMTAVLGHLQQQVPGGKDSNREKWMGLLGQLSSVEQRQLIQEVLSPLGHNLWVTPKETDAFIGTMARIVANSLNCTLHAAVHLDNLASHTIC from the coding sequence ATGGCAGATGAAACTATGATACGTACTGATCTAGCACGTGAGGCTTATGAGGATATGTTGCTCCAGCAGAAGCAAGCCGAACTATTGGAAGGGGATTTGGACGGGGTTCGTGTACAGGTAGATGAAGTGGATGACATTAGCATGCATTGGTTGTGGATCGACAGGGATAGGGCGGCTAAGTTGATGGGTCGCGAGTCTGGTGTGTACTTTACGTTGGAGGCCCCTTCTTTACGAAACCCGAATCCGGAGATAGAACGTAGGGTAACGGAAATTTTTGTGGAACAATTTGATAAATTTTTATCCGAATTGAATGTGGAGCCCAATGCAAGTTGCTTATTGGTGGGTTTGGGGAATCATCACGTGACCCCTGATTCCTTTGGTCCTCATGTAGTGCGCCATGCCATTGTTACTCGTCACCTCTTCCAGCTTTCTCCTGACGACGTTGCGGAGGGTTATCGGCCCGTCAGTGCCTTGTCTCCTGGGGTTATGGGTATTACCGGGGTAGAGACCAGTGAGATTGTGCAGGGTGTTGTGGAGCGTGTTCAGCCCGATTTGGTCATTGTATTTGACGCCCTGGCCGCCCGCGCGTTGGGCCGTGTTCATACGACAGTTCAGGTGACGAGTACGGGTATCCATCCCGGGAGTGGGGTGGGCAATCGTCGTAAGGCACTCAATGAGGAGGTTCTAGGTGTACCCGTTATGGCAGTGGGCGTACCTACGGTGGTCGATGCCGCTACGATTGCTTATGATTCTATGACGGCTGTTCTGGGTCATCTCCAACAGCAGGTCCCCGGCGGAAAGGATTCCAATAGGGAGAAATGGATGGGATTACTGGGCCAACTCTCCAGTGTGGAGCAGCGCCAGCTCATTCAGGAGGTGCTGTCTCCTTTGGGTCATAATTTGTGGGTGACACCAAAGGAAACGGATGCTTTCATTGGCACCATGGCGCGTATTGTGGCTAATAGCCTCAACTGCACCCTCCATGCCGCAGTCCATTTGGACAATCTCGCCTCGCATACGATTTGTTAG